Proteins from a single region of Bacteroidales bacterium:
- the gdhA gene encoding NADP-specific glutamate dehydrogenase, whose translation MANAYQQQMNDFMAKVIAKNPSEVEFHQAVHEVVETLIPFVEENPKFKAAKILERMVEPERVILFRVPWLDDKGEVQINKGYRIEMNSAIGPYKGGLRFHPTVNLGILKFLAFEQVFKNALTTLPMGGGKGGSDFDPKGKSDNEVMHFCQSFMTELFRHIGPDTDVPAGDIGVGGREIGFLFGQYKRLKNEFTGVLTGKGIQWGGSLIRPEATGYGATYFAQEMLSTRNLEIKGKVVAVSGSGNVAQYACEKVTQLGGKVVTLSDSNGFIYDPAGIDKEKLEFMMWLKNIKRGRIKEYAEKFDCEYHEGLRPWGIKCDIAMPCATQNEVNEDEAKTLISNGCFCISEGANMPSSPEAIEVYQSSGILYGLGKAANAGGVAVSGLEMTQNSMRLGWSREEVDARLQRIMKDIHSTCVKYGKREDGSVDYVQGANIGGFVKVAEAMLAQGLV comes from the coding sequence ATGGCGAATGCTTATCAACAACAAATGAATGATTTCATGGCAAAGGTAATTGCCAAAAATCCAAGTGAAGTCGAGTTTCATCAGGCAGTACACGAAGTCGTGGAAACCTTGATTCCCTTTGTGGAGGAAAATCCAAAATTCAAAGCAGCTAAAATCCTTGAACGGATGGTTGAACCGGAACGCGTAATCCTGTTCCGCGTACCCTGGCTGGACGACAAAGGTGAAGTGCAGATCAACAAAGGGTACCGCATTGAAATGAACAGCGCTATTGGTCCTTACAAAGGGGGACTGCGCTTCCACCCAACAGTGAACCTTGGAATTCTCAAATTCCTGGCTTTTGAGCAGGTGTTTAAAAACGCTTTAACGACACTGCCTATGGGTGGTGGTAAAGGGGGTTCTGACTTCGACCCAAAAGGAAAATCAGACAATGAAGTAATGCATTTTTGCCAGAGTTTCATGACCGAACTTTTCCGTCACATTGGTCCAGATACCGACGTTCCAGCTGGTGATATCGGCGTTGGCGGCCGCGAGATTGGATTCCTTTTCGGACAATACAAACGACTGAAAAATGAATTTACAGGTGTGCTAACAGGGAAAGGCATTCAATGGGGTGGATCATTGATTCGTCCTGAAGCAACAGGTTATGGTGCTACCTACTTCGCCCAGGAGATGTTGAGCACAAGAAATTTAGAAATAAAAGGAAAAGTTGTTGCCGTTTCAGGTTCAGGAAATGTGGCTCAGTATGCATGTGAAAAAGTTACCCAACTTGGTGGTAAGGTAGTTACACTGTCTGATTCCAATGGTTTTATTTATGATCCGGCCGGAATCGATAAAGAAAAACTTGAATTTATGATGTGGCTCAAAAACATTAAACGGGGCCGTATTAAAGAATACGCTGAAAAATTTGACTGTGAATACCACGAAGGCCTTCGCCCATGGGGAATAAAATGCGACATCGCCATGCCATGTGCAACCCAGAACGAGGTGAATGAAGACGAAGCAAAAACACTCATCAGCAACGGTTGCTTCTGCATTTCCGAAGGCGCCAACATGCCATCATCACCTGAAGCCATTGAGGTTTACCAATCTTCAGGTATCCTCTACGGCCTTGGAAAAGCAGCCAATGCAGGCGGAGTTGCTGTTTCAGGACTTGAAATGACACAAAATTCAATGCGTCTCGGATGGTCACGTGAAGAGGTTGATGCAAGGTTGCAACGAATCATGAAAGACATTCACTCAACTTGCGTAAAATATGGCAAACGTGAAGACGGATCGGTTGACTATGTGCAGGGAGCCAACATCGGCGGTTTCGTGAAAGTTGCCGAAGCTATGCTTGCTCAAGGTCTTGTCTAA
- a CDS encoding DUF4340 domain-containing protein, whose amino-acid sequence MKNLRIKLLIVAIMAVLALYLWMQNKTGTLRQEIGEFAIDDTASVTRIFLADMRGNDMLLTKIKPGEWSLNDTLSARNEAVTRLLSSMFRMAVQAPVSRSAYNSVIKNLAANSVKVEIYQHLPRINIFNSIRLFYREKLSKVYYVGEPTQDNLGTYMLMEGSDTPFIVYLPGLRGFLSARFSANPNDWRDHTIFAKSPHEIRSIRVDFPQTPEESYLVEKLNRNDLRLTRVIDNHKVTDFDPNHLINLIHGYRDVRFESIVGKNAELNIDSLLVATPVHVITLTDTSGNVYRMKTYRRHNFGLLMTDDGEPYPYDIDRMYGLINNGKDLVLIQYFVFDPITRPLSFFTGYKTSEQ is encoded by the coding sequence ATGAAGAATTTACGGATAAAGTTATTGATTGTTGCCATCATGGCTGTGCTGGCTTTGTATTTATGGATGCAAAATAAAACAGGAACCCTCAGGCAGGAAATCGGAGAATTTGCTATCGATGATACTGCGTCTGTGACAAGGATTTTTCTTGCTGATATGCGCGGTAATGATATGCTGCTGACTAAAATCAAACCGGGTGAATGGTCGCTGAATGATACACTTTCTGCACGAAACGAAGCTGTAACCCGTTTACTTTCCAGCATGTTCAGAATGGCAGTACAGGCGCCTGTGTCGCGGTCGGCTTATAACAGCGTGATCAAAAATCTGGCAGCAAATTCAGTCAAGGTGGAAATTTATCAGCATTTGCCACGGATTAACATCTTCAATAGCATCAGGTTGTTTTACCGCGAGAAACTGTCAAAAGTTTATTATGTGGGTGAACCAACGCAGGATAACCTTGGCACCTATATGTTAATGGAGGGCTCTGATACACCCTTTATTGTTTATCTTCCGGGTTTGCGTGGTTTTCTTTCTGCCAGGTTTTCGGCCAATCCGAATGACTGGAGAGATCACACGATTTTTGCAAAAAGCCCTCATGAAATCAGATCAATCCGGGTTGATTTTCCCCAGACTCCTGAGGAATCCTATTTAGTTGAGAAATTAAACCGTAATGATTTGAGGCTCACAAGAGTTATTGACAATCATAAGGTTACTGACTTTGACCCCAACCATCTGATTAACCTCATCCATGGATACCGGGATGTCCGATTTGAAAGCATTGTCGGGAAAAACGCTGAGCTTAACATCGATTCGTTGTTAGTAGCAACGCCAGTTCATGTCATTACCCTTACCGACACTTCAGGCAATGTTTATCGTATGAAAACCTATCGCAGACACAACTTCGGACTTTTAATGACAGACGATGGCGAACCATACCCTTATGATATTGACAGGATGTACGGCCTGATCAATAATGGCAAAGATTTGGTACTGATTCAATATTTCGTTTTTGATCCGATCACGAGGCCACTTTCATTTTTTACCGGTTATAAAACTTCGGAGCAGTAA